The Sylvia atricapilla isolate bSylAtr1 chromosome 3, bSylAtr1.pri, whole genome shotgun sequence genome has a window encoding:
- the XPO5 gene encoding exportin-5 isoform X3: MSAEQVSGLCEQLVKAVTVIMDPASTQRYRLEALKFCEEFKEKCPICVPCGLKLAEKTQTAIVRHFGLQILEHVVKYRWNNMPRLEKVYLKNNVMGLISSGTQSILEEESHIKDVLSRIVVEMIKREWPQHWPDMLKELDTLSKQGETQTELVMFILLRLAEDVVTFQTLPTQRRRDIQQTLTQNMEKIFSFLLTALQQNVSKYRCMVGAPQEQEVLTTPQKTDLAQEPKAQANCRVGIAALNTLAGYIDWVALSHITADNCKLLEMLCLLLNEPELQVGAAECLLIAVSRKGKLEDRKPLMVLFGDVAMHCILSAAQTADGEGLVEKHYVFLKRLCQVLCALGSQLCALLGSDCDVETPANFGKYLESFLAFTTHPSQFLRSSTQITWGALFRHEVLSHDPLLLAVVPKYLRASMTNLVKVGFPSKADSPSCEYSRFDFDSDEDFNAFFNSFRAQQGEVMRMACRLDPLTGFQMAGEWLKYQLTAPVDTGPMNSKTGEGLCSIFSPSFVQWDAMTFFSESVISQMFRTMDKDEIPVNDGIDLLQLVLNFETKDPLILSCVLTNVSALFPFVTYRPEYLPQVLSKLFASVTFEVVEESKAPRTRAVKNVRRHACSSIIKMCRDYPQLVLPNFEMLYNHVKQLLSNELLLTQMEKCALMEALVLISNQFKDYERQKAFLEELMAPVAGLWLSPEMQRVLSDPEAFISYVGADNKIADPVLEDPSGLNRSRISFCVYTILGVVKRARWPAATEEAKAGGFFLGYLPSGTPMYRNPCTEQVLKLFDNLLALIRTHNNLYMPEMVARLGDTFAKALDMLEVEKNAILGLPQPLLELYDSPVYKTVLERMQGFFCTLYDNCFHILGNAGPSMQQDFYTVEGLATQLLSSAFNNLNNIPDYRLRPMLRVFVKPLVLSCPSEYYETLVCPMLGPLFTYLHMRLSQKWQVINQRSMLCEDDAADDNPESQEMLEEQLVRLLTREVMDLATVCCVSKKGVEQNTTAAVDGDDDEAMATEVTPPANAELTELGKCLMKQEDVCTAVLITAYTSLSWKDTLSCQRTTTQLCWPLLKQVLPGNLLPDAVSWFFTSVLKGLQVHGQHDGCMAALVHLAFQIYEALRPRYGELKAVMEQIPDIQLDSLEQFDSKLLNPTLQKVADKRRKDHFKRLISGCIGKPIGEQFRKEVHIRNLPSLFKKVKPSLETDVLENEDGEGFNVLFEP; encoded by the exons atgtcCGCCGAGCAGGTGAGCGGCCTCTGCGAGCAGCTGGTGAAGGCGGTGACCGTCATCATGGACCCGGCGTCCACGCAGCGGTACCGCCTGGAGGCCCTCAAG TTCTGCGAGGAGTTCAAGGAGAAGTGTCCCATCTGCGTGCCCTGCGGGCTGAAGCTGGCAGAGAAGACGCAGACGGCCATCGTCCGGCACTTCGGCCTGCAGATCCTGGAGCATGTGGTCAA atacCGCTGGAACAATATGCCTCGCCTAGAAAAAGTTTATCTAAAGAACAATGTTATGGGTCTCATATCCAGT GGAACTCAAAGTATCCTGGAGGAGGAAAGTCACATTAAGGATGTGCTGTCTCGCATTGTGGTGGAGATGATCAAGCGGGAATGGCCTCAGCACTGGCCTGACATGCTAAAGGAGCTGGATACCCTCTCCAAGCAAGGG GAAACTCAGACAGAACTGGTGATGTTCATCCTCCTACGTTTGGCAGAGGATGTGGTGACTTTTCAAACTCTACCTACCCAGCGGCGACGAGATATCCAGCAAACCCTCACCCAGAACATGGAAAAGATCTTCAGCTTCCTGTTAACTGCCCTGCAGCAGAACGTCAGCAAGTACAGATGCATG GTTGGAGCACCCCAGGAACAAGAAGTCCTCACCACTCCACAG aagactGATTTGGCTCAGGAACCAAAG GCCCAGGCAAACTGTCGTGTGGGGATAGCAGCACTCAACACTTTGGCTGGCTACATTGACTGGGTAGCCCTAAGCCATATTACAGCAGACAACTGCAAGCTCTTGGAGATGTTGTGTCTGCTCCTAAATGAGCCTGAACTCCAAGTTGGAGCAGCAGAGTGTCTCCTGATTGCTGTCAGCAGGAAA GGTAAGCTGGAGGATCGGAAGCCTCTGATGGTCTTGTTTGGAGACGTTGCCATGCACTGCATCCTCTCTGCTGCCCA GACAGCAGATGGAGAAGGCCTGGTGGAGAAGCACTATGTTTTTTTGAAGAGACTTTGCCAAGTTCTGTGCGCGTTGGGCAGCCAGCTATGTGCGTTGCTA GGCTCAGATTGTGATGTGGAAACACCAGCCAACTTTGGAAAATACCTTGAGTCATTTTTAGCCTTCACAACCCATCCCAGCCAG tTTCTGCGCTCTTCCACCCAGATCACATGGGGAGCCCTCTTTCGGCATGAAGTTCTGTCTCATGACCCTTTGTTGCTGGCTGTCGTTCCCAAGTATCTCCGTGCATCTATGACCAACCTGGTGAAG GTGGGCTTTCCTTCCAAAGCAGACAGCCCCAGCTGTGAATACTCCCGTTTTGATTTTGACAGTGATGAGGACTTCAATGCCTTCTTCAACT CTTTCCGAGCCCAGCAAGGAGAGGTGATGAGGATGGCTTGTCGACTGGACCCTCTGACTGGCTTCCAAATGGCTGGTGAATGGCTGAAGTACCAGCTCACAGCTCCTGTTGATACTGGACCCATGAACT CTAAGACAGGCGAAGGTCTCTGCTCCATCTTCTCTCCATCCTTTGTGCAGTGGGATGCCATGACCTTCTTCTCGGAGAGCGTCATCAGCCAGATGTTTCGAACCATGGATAAAGAT GAAATCCCAGTGAATGATGGCATAGATCTGCTCCAGCTTGTCcttaattttgaaacaaaagatCCTCTCATCCTGTCTTGTGTGCTCACCAATGTCTCTGCTCTCTTTCCATTTGTCACTTACCGACCAGAATACCTCCCACAAGTACTTTCAAAG CTGTTTGCTTCAGTTACCTTTGAAGTTGTAGAAGAAAGTAAG GCTCCTAGAACTCGAGCAGTGAAGAATGTGAGAAGGCACGCGTGCTCCTCAATCATAAAGATGTGCCGGGATTACCCTCAGCTTGTCCTG CCAAATTTTGAGATGTTGTACAACCACGTGAAACAGCTGCTGTCAAATGAGCTACTTCTGACGCAGATGGAGAAGTGTGCTCTTATGGAGGCCCTTGTCCTCATCAGCAACCAGTTTAAGGACTATGAGCGACAGAAAGCTTTCCTGGAGGAGCTCATGGCTCCTGTGGCTGGCTTGTGGCTTTCTCCAGAGATGCAGAG AGTCCTCTCAGATCCTGAAGCCTTTATATCCTACGTGGGAGCAGACAACAAAATTGCTGATCCAGTCTTGGAAGATCCTAGTGGCCTGAACCGGTCTAGA ATAAGCTTTTGTGTGTACACCATTCTGGGAGTTGTGAAACGAGCTCGTTGGCCTGCTGCTACTGAAGAGGCAAAAGCTGGAGGATTCTTTTTGGGATACCTGCCCAGTGGAACTCCAATGTACCGTAatccctgcactgagcaggtCCTGAAGCTTTTTGACAATTTACTTGCTCTCATAAG GACTCACAACAACCTCTACATGCCAGAGATGGTGGCAAGGCTGGGGGATACATTTGCAAAGGCCTTGGACATGCTGGAGGTGGAGAAGAATGCTATTCTAG GTCTCCCTCAGCCTTTGTTGGAGCTTTATGACTCTCCTGTTTACAAAACAGTCTTGGAAAGGATGCAGGGCTTCTTCTGTACCCTCTATGACAACTG ttttcacatcctgggaaATGCAGGCCCCTCCATGCAACAGGATTTCTACACTGTTGAGGGTCTCGCCacccagctcctcagctctgctttcaaCAACCTCAACAACATTCCTGATTACAGACTTCGTCCCATGCTCC GTGTGTTTGTGAAGCCCTTAGTACTTTCCTGCCCCTCAGAATACTACGAAACCCTTGTCTGCCCCATGCTGGGACCACTCTTTACCTATCTGCACATG AGGTTGTCCCAGAAATGGCAGGTGATCAACCAGCGAAGCATGCTCTG TGAGGATGATGCTGCAGATGACAACCCCGAGTCTCAGGAGATGCTTGAGGAACAGCTGGTCAGGCTGCTGACTCGAGAAGTCATGGATCTCGCCA CCGTTTGCTGTGTTTCTAAGAAGGGTGTTGAACAGAACACTACTGCTGCTGTAGATGGAGATG ATGATGAGGCCATGGCCACAGAGGTGACTCCCCCTGCCAATGCAGAGCTCACCGAACTCGGCAAGTGTCTCATGAAACAAGAG GATGTTTGCACTGCAGTGCTGATCACTGCCTacacatccctgtcctggaAGGACACCTTGTCCTGCCAAAGAACCACAACACAGCTTTGCTGGCCACTGCTCAAACAG GTGCTTCCAGGAAACCTCCTTCCCGATGCTGTGTCCTGGTTTTTCACAAGTGTGCTGAAGGGCTTACAGGTACATGGGCAGCACGATGGCTGCATGGCAGCTCTTGTCCACCTGGCTTTCCAGATCTACGAGGCCTTG CGCCCTCGCTATGGTGAGCTGAAGGCAGTGATGGAGCAGATCCCAGACATCCAGCTGGACTCTTTGGAGCAGTTTGATTCAAAACTTCTCAACCCAACACTGCAGAAGGTGGCCGACAAGCGCCGGAAGGATCACTTCAAGCGCCTCATCTCAGGTTGCATTGGG AAGCCCATTGGGGAGCAGTTCCGCAAGGAGGTTCATATCCGGAACCTTCCATCTCTCTTCAAAAAGGTGAAGCCATCACTGGAGACAGATGTGCTAGAAAATGAGGATGGAGAGGGCTTCAATGTACTCTTTGAGCCTTGA
- the XPO5 gene encoding exportin-5 isoform X5 yields the protein MSAEQVSGLCEQLVKAVTVIMDPASTQRYRLEALKFCEEFKEKCPICVPCGLKLAEKTQTAIVRHFGLQILEHVVKYRWNNMPRLEKVYLKNNVMGLISSGTQSILEEESHIKDVLSRIVVEMIKREWPQHWPDMLKELDTLSKQGETQTELVMFILLRLAEDVVTFQTLPTQRRRDIQQTLTQNMEKIFSFLLTALQQNVSKYRCMTDLAQEPKAQANCRVGIAALNTLAGYIDWVALSHITADNCKLLEMLCLLLNEPELQVGAAECLLIAVSRKGKLEDRKPLMVLFGDVAMHCILSAAQTADGEGLVEKHYVFLKRLCQVLCALGSQLCALLGSDCDVETPANFGKYLESFLAFTTHPSQFLRSSTQITWGALFRHEVLSHDPLLLAVVPKYLRASMTNLVKVGFPSKADSPSCEYSRFDFDSDEDFNAFFNSFRAQQGEVMRMACRLDPLTGFQMAGEWLKYQLTAPVDTGPMNSKTGEGLCSIFSPSFVQWDAMTFFSESVISQMFRTMDKDEIPVNDGIDLLQLVLNFETKDPLILSCVLTNVSALFPFVTYRPEYLPQVLSKLFASVTFEVVEESKFVVSVQAPRTRAVKNVRRHACSSIIKMCRDYPQLVLPNFEMLYNHVKQLLSNELLLTQMEKCALMEALVLISNQFKDYERQKAFLEELMAPVAGLWLSPEMQRVLSDPEAFISYVGADNKIADPVLEDPSGLNRSRISFCVYTILGVVKRARWPAATEEAKAGGFFLGYLPSGTPMYRNPCTEQVLKLFDNLLALIRTHNNLYMPEMVARLGDTFAKALDMLEVEKNAILGLPQPLLELYDSPVYKTVLERMQGFFCTLYDNCFHILGNAGPSMQQDFYTVEGLATQLLSSAFNNLNNIPDYRLRPMLRVFVKPLVLSCPSEYYETLVCPMLGPLFTYLHMRLSQKWQVINQRSMLCEDDAADDNPESQEMLEEQLVRLLTREVMDLATVCCVSKKGVEQNTTAAVDGDDDEAMATEVTPPANAELTELGKCLMKQEDVCTAVLITAYTSLSWKDTLSCQRTTTQLCWPLLKQVLPGNLLPDAVSWFFTSVLKGLQVHGQHDGCMAALVHLAFQIYEALRPRYGELKAVMEQIPDIQLDSLEQFDSKLLNPTLQKVADKRRKDHFKRLISGCIGKPIGEQFRKEVHIRNLPSLFKKVKPSLETDVLENEDGEGFNVLFEP from the exons atgtcCGCCGAGCAGGTGAGCGGCCTCTGCGAGCAGCTGGTGAAGGCGGTGACCGTCATCATGGACCCGGCGTCCACGCAGCGGTACCGCCTGGAGGCCCTCAAG TTCTGCGAGGAGTTCAAGGAGAAGTGTCCCATCTGCGTGCCCTGCGGGCTGAAGCTGGCAGAGAAGACGCAGACGGCCATCGTCCGGCACTTCGGCCTGCAGATCCTGGAGCATGTGGTCAA atacCGCTGGAACAATATGCCTCGCCTAGAAAAAGTTTATCTAAAGAACAATGTTATGGGTCTCATATCCAGT GGAACTCAAAGTATCCTGGAGGAGGAAAGTCACATTAAGGATGTGCTGTCTCGCATTGTGGTGGAGATGATCAAGCGGGAATGGCCTCAGCACTGGCCTGACATGCTAAAGGAGCTGGATACCCTCTCCAAGCAAGGG GAAACTCAGACAGAACTGGTGATGTTCATCCTCCTACGTTTGGCAGAGGATGTGGTGACTTTTCAAACTCTACCTACCCAGCGGCGACGAGATATCCAGCAAACCCTCACCCAGAACATGGAAAAGATCTTCAGCTTCCTGTTAACTGCCCTGCAGCAGAACGTCAGCAAGTACAGATGCATG actGATTTGGCTCAGGAACCAAAG GCCCAGGCAAACTGTCGTGTGGGGATAGCAGCACTCAACACTTTGGCTGGCTACATTGACTGGGTAGCCCTAAGCCATATTACAGCAGACAACTGCAAGCTCTTGGAGATGTTGTGTCTGCTCCTAAATGAGCCTGAACTCCAAGTTGGAGCAGCAGAGTGTCTCCTGATTGCTGTCAGCAGGAAA GGTAAGCTGGAGGATCGGAAGCCTCTGATGGTCTTGTTTGGAGACGTTGCCATGCACTGCATCCTCTCTGCTGCCCA GACAGCAGATGGAGAAGGCCTGGTGGAGAAGCACTATGTTTTTTTGAAGAGACTTTGCCAAGTTCTGTGCGCGTTGGGCAGCCAGCTATGTGCGTTGCTA GGCTCAGATTGTGATGTGGAAACACCAGCCAACTTTGGAAAATACCTTGAGTCATTTTTAGCCTTCACAACCCATCCCAGCCAG tTTCTGCGCTCTTCCACCCAGATCACATGGGGAGCCCTCTTTCGGCATGAAGTTCTGTCTCATGACCCTTTGTTGCTGGCTGTCGTTCCCAAGTATCTCCGTGCATCTATGACCAACCTGGTGAAG GTGGGCTTTCCTTCCAAAGCAGACAGCCCCAGCTGTGAATACTCCCGTTTTGATTTTGACAGTGATGAGGACTTCAATGCCTTCTTCAACT CTTTCCGAGCCCAGCAAGGAGAGGTGATGAGGATGGCTTGTCGACTGGACCCTCTGACTGGCTTCCAAATGGCTGGTGAATGGCTGAAGTACCAGCTCACAGCTCCTGTTGATACTGGACCCATGAACT CTAAGACAGGCGAAGGTCTCTGCTCCATCTTCTCTCCATCCTTTGTGCAGTGGGATGCCATGACCTTCTTCTCGGAGAGCGTCATCAGCCAGATGTTTCGAACCATGGATAAAGAT GAAATCCCAGTGAATGATGGCATAGATCTGCTCCAGCTTGTCcttaattttgaaacaaaagatCCTCTCATCCTGTCTTGTGTGCTCACCAATGTCTCTGCTCTCTTTCCATTTGTCACTTACCGACCAGAATACCTCCCACAAGTACTTTCAAAG CTGTTTGCTTCAGTTACCTTTGAAGTTGTAGAAGAAAGTAAG TTTGTTGTGTCTGTCCAGGCTCCTAGAACTCGAGCAGTGAAGAATGTGAGAAGGCACGCGTGCTCCTCAATCATAAAGATGTGCCGGGATTACCCTCAGCTTGTCCTG CCAAATTTTGAGATGTTGTACAACCACGTGAAACAGCTGCTGTCAAATGAGCTACTTCTGACGCAGATGGAGAAGTGTGCTCTTATGGAGGCCCTTGTCCTCATCAGCAACCAGTTTAAGGACTATGAGCGACAGAAAGCTTTCCTGGAGGAGCTCATGGCTCCTGTGGCTGGCTTGTGGCTTTCTCCAGAGATGCAGAG AGTCCTCTCAGATCCTGAAGCCTTTATATCCTACGTGGGAGCAGACAACAAAATTGCTGATCCAGTCTTGGAAGATCCTAGTGGCCTGAACCGGTCTAGA ATAAGCTTTTGTGTGTACACCATTCTGGGAGTTGTGAAACGAGCTCGTTGGCCTGCTGCTACTGAAGAGGCAAAAGCTGGAGGATTCTTTTTGGGATACCTGCCCAGTGGAACTCCAATGTACCGTAatccctgcactgagcaggtCCTGAAGCTTTTTGACAATTTACTTGCTCTCATAAG GACTCACAACAACCTCTACATGCCAGAGATGGTGGCAAGGCTGGGGGATACATTTGCAAAGGCCTTGGACATGCTGGAGGTGGAGAAGAATGCTATTCTAG GTCTCCCTCAGCCTTTGTTGGAGCTTTATGACTCTCCTGTTTACAAAACAGTCTTGGAAAGGATGCAGGGCTTCTTCTGTACCCTCTATGACAACTG ttttcacatcctgggaaATGCAGGCCCCTCCATGCAACAGGATTTCTACACTGTTGAGGGTCTCGCCacccagctcctcagctctgctttcaaCAACCTCAACAACATTCCTGATTACAGACTTCGTCCCATGCTCC GTGTGTTTGTGAAGCCCTTAGTACTTTCCTGCCCCTCAGAATACTACGAAACCCTTGTCTGCCCCATGCTGGGACCACTCTTTACCTATCTGCACATG AGGTTGTCCCAGAAATGGCAGGTGATCAACCAGCGAAGCATGCTCTG TGAGGATGATGCTGCAGATGACAACCCCGAGTCTCAGGAGATGCTTGAGGAACAGCTGGTCAGGCTGCTGACTCGAGAAGTCATGGATCTCGCCA CCGTTTGCTGTGTTTCTAAGAAGGGTGTTGAACAGAACACTACTGCTGCTGTAGATGGAGATG ATGATGAGGCCATGGCCACAGAGGTGACTCCCCCTGCCAATGCAGAGCTCACCGAACTCGGCAAGTGTCTCATGAAACAAGAG GATGTTTGCACTGCAGTGCTGATCACTGCCTacacatccctgtcctggaAGGACACCTTGTCCTGCCAAAGAACCACAACACAGCTTTGCTGGCCACTGCTCAAACAG GTGCTTCCAGGAAACCTCCTTCCCGATGCTGTGTCCTGGTTTTTCACAAGTGTGCTGAAGGGCTTACAGGTACATGGGCAGCACGATGGCTGCATGGCAGCTCTTGTCCACCTGGCTTTCCAGATCTACGAGGCCTTG CGCCCTCGCTATGGTGAGCTGAAGGCAGTGATGGAGCAGATCCCAGACATCCAGCTGGACTCTTTGGAGCAGTTTGATTCAAAACTTCTCAACCCAACACTGCAGAAGGTGGCCGACAAGCGCCGGAAGGATCACTTCAAGCGCCTCATCTCAGGTTGCATTGGG AAGCCCATTGGGGAGCAGTTCCGCAAGGAGGTTCATATCCGGAACCTTCCATCTCTCTTCAAAAAGGTGAAGCCATCACTGGAGACAGATGTGCTAGAAAATGAGGATGGAGAGGGCTTCAATGTACTCTTTGAGCCTTGA